The following are from one region of the Myxocyprinus asiaticus isolate MX2 ecotype Aquarium Trade chromosome 2, UBuf_Myxa_2, whole genome shotgun sequence genome:
- the LOC127410957 gene encoding histone H2A-like, translated as MSGRGKTGGKARAKAKTRSSRAGLQFPVGRVHRLLRKGNYAERVGAGAPVYLAAVLEYLTAEILELAGNAARDNKKTRIIPRHLQLAVRNDEELNKLLGGVTIAQGGVLPNIQAVLLPKKTEKPAKK; from the coding sequence ATGAGCGGCAGAGGTAAAACCGGCGGTAAAGCTCGTGCAAAGGCTAAAACTCGTTCATCCAGGGCAGGACTGCAGTTCCCCGTCGGTCGTGTACACAGACTGCTCCGCAAAGGAAACTACGCAGAGCGCGTTGGTGCCGGTGCTCCTGTTTATCTGGCCGCTGTGCTCGAGTATCTCACCGCTGAAATCCTGGAGTTGGCCGGAAACGCCGCTCGGGACAACAAGAAGACTCGTATCATTCCCCGTCACCTGCAGCTGGCAGTGCGGAACGATGAAGAGTTGAACAAACTCTTGGGTGGAGTGACCATCGCTCAGGGTGGTGTGCTGCCCAACATCCAGGCTGTGCTGCTGCCCAAGAAGACCGAGAAACCCGCCAAGAAATAA
- the LOC127410916 gene encoding histone H3-like, giving the protein MARTKQTARKSTGGKAPRKQLATKAARKSAPATGGVKKPHRYRPGTVALREIRRYQKSTELLIRKLPFQRLVREIAQDFKTDLRFQSSAVMALQESSEAYLVGLFEDTNLCAIHAKRVTIMPKDIQLARRIRGERA; this is encoded by the coding sequence ATGGCAAGAACTAAACAGACCGCTCGTAAATCCACCGGTGGAAAAGCCCCGAGGAAGCAGCTCGCTACTAAAGCCGCCCGTAAGAGCGCTCCAGCCACCGGTGGAGTCAAGAAGCCTCATCGTTACAGGCCCGGTACCGTGGCTCTGAGAGAGATCCGCCGTTATCAGAAGTCCACTGAGCTGCTGATTCGCAAACTGCCTTTCCAGCGTCTGGTGAGAGAAATCGCTCAGGATTTCAAGACGGATCTGCGCTTCCAGAGTTCCGCTGTCATGGCCCTGCAGGAGTCCAGCGAGGCTTATTTGGTCGGTCTGTTTGAGGACACCAACTTGTGTGCCATCCACGCCAAGAGGGTCACCATCATGCCCAAAGACATTCAGCTGGCCCGCCGGATTCGAGGAGAACGCGCTTAA
- the LOC127411049 gene encoding histone H2B-like — translation MPEPAKSAPKKGSKKAVTKTAGKGGKKRRKSRKESYAIYVYKVLKQVHPDTGISSKAMGIMNSFVNDIFERIGGEASRLAHYNKRSTITSREIQTAVRLLLPGELAKHAVSEGTKAVTKYTSSK, via the coding sequence ATGCCTGAACCAGCTAAATCCGCACCGAAGAAAGGATCCAAGAAGGCCGTCACAAAGACCGCCGGTAAGGGAGGAAAGAAGcgcaggaagtccaggaaggagaGTTACGCTATCTACGTGTATAAAGTCCTGAAACAGGTTCATCCTGACACCGGTATCTCTTCCAAGGCGATGGGAATCATGAACTCTTTCGTCAACGACATCTTCGAGCGCATCGGCGGTGAAGCGTCTCGTCTCGCTCACTACAACAAGCGCTCCACCATCACATCGAGAGAGATCCAGACCGCCGTGCGTCTGCTGCTGCCCGGTGAACTGGCCAAACACGCCGTGTCTGAGGGCACAAAGGCCGTCACCAAATACACCAGCTCCAA
- the LOC127411086 gene encoding histone H2B-like: MPEPAKSAPKKGSKKAVTKTAGKGGKKRRKSRKESYAIYVYKVLKQVHPDTGISSKAMGIMNSFVNDIFERIGGEASRLAHYNKRSTITSREIQTAVRLLLPGELAKHAVSEGTKAVTKYTSSK; encoded by the coding sequence ATGCCTGAACCAGCTAAATCCGCACCGAAGAAAGGATCCAAGAAGGCCGTCACAAAGACCGCCGGTAAGGGAGGAAAGAAGcgcaggaagtccaggaaggagaGTTACGCTATCTACGTGTATAAAGTCCTGAAACAGGTTCATCCTGACACCGGGATCTCTTCCAAGGCGATGGGAATCATGAACTCTTTCGTCAACGACATCTTCGAGCGCATCGGCGGTGAAGCGTCTCGTCTCGCTCACTACAACAAGCGCTCCACCATCACATCGAGAGAGATCCAGACCGCCGTGCGTCTGCTGCTGCCCGGTGAACTGGCCAAACACGCCGTGTCTGAGGGCACAAAGGCCGTCACCAAATACACCAGCTCCAAGTAA
- the LOC127411279 gene encoding histone H1-like has product MAETAPAVKSPKKKSAAKPKKTGPSVGDLIVKAVSASKERSGVSLAALKKALAAGGYDVEKKNSRVKLAIKSLVTKGTLIQTKGTGASGSFKINKNQAESKKKPVKKAAPKVKKPAAAKKPKSAATKKPAAKKSPKKVKKPAAVKKAPKSPKKASKSPKKTKSATPKKAAKSPKKTKAAKPKTAKTKAAKPKKAAPKKK; this is encoded by the coding sequence ATGGCAGAAACCGCTCCAGCTGTCAAATCGCCCAAGAAGAAATCTGCAGCTAAACCCAAGAAAACGGGTCCAAGCGTCGGTGATCTCATCGTCAAAGCTGTGTCCGCATCCAAGGAGAGGAGCGGCGTGTCTCTCGCCGCCCTGAAGAAAGCTCTCGCCGCCGGTGGATACGATGTGGAGAAGAAGAACTCCCGCGTCAAACTCGCCATCAAGAGTCTGGTGACTAAAGGGACTCTGATCCAGACCAAAGGAACCGGCGCCTCCGGCTCATTCAAGATCAACAAGAATCAAGCCGAGAGCAAGAAGAAACCCGTGAAGAAAGCCGCTCCTAAAGTCAAGAAACCCGCTGCTGCCAAGAAGCCCAAGAGTGCCGCGACAAAGAAACCCGCCGCTAAGAAATCCCCCAAGAAGGTGAAGAAACCCGCAGCCGTTAAGAAGGCACCGAAGAGCCCCAAGAAGGCATCGAAGAGCCCCAAGAAGACAAAGTCAGCAACCCCCAAGAAAGCAGCAAAGAGTCCCAAAAAGACCAAAGCTGCCAAACCCAAAACGGCAAAGACTAAAGCAGCCAAACCTAAAAAGGCAGCCCCCAAAAAGAAGTAA